The genomic DNA GATGAGGTCCAGCACGTGATCGAAGCTGGGATAGTGCGCGAGGGCCGAGACGGCCTGTGGCGCGATGGCGGTGGCGGGCCCTGCCGCGGGCGCCCCGCTTTGCTGTGGCATCGGGGTGCCGGTGGCCTGTGTCCGGCCCGCACCCGCGGTGCCGCCGCCCGAACCGCCACCACCGTTGCCGCCGGGTGGAGGGGGCGTGTTTTGCAAGCTGCGCACCAGTTCGTCGGGGGCGGGCAAATCGGCCACATGGGTCAGCCGGATGATCGCCATTTCGGCGGCCATCATGGCGTTGGGGGCGCCTGCGACCTCGTCCAGCGCCTTGAGCAGCATCTGCCACAGCCGTGTCAGCACGCGAATGGGCAGGGCATCGGCCATGGCGCGGCCCCGATCGCGTTCTTCGGGCGAAATGGTCGGATCCTCAGCGGCGTCAGGGGTGATTTTCACCACGCTGATCCAGTGTGTGATTTCGGCCAGATCGCGCAGCACGGCCATCGGGTCGGCCCCTTCGGCGTATTGCGCGGACAGTTCGGTCAGCGCCCCTGCCGCGTCGCCGCGCAGGATCATGTCGAGCAGGTCAAGCACGCGGGCGCGGTCGGCAAGCCCCAGCATGGCGCGCACCTGCACGGCGGTGGTTTCGCCCGCGCCGTGGCTGATGGCCTGGTCCAGCAGGGAGGTGGCATCGCGGGCCGATCCTTCGGCGGCGCGGGTGATCAGGGCGAGCGCGTCATCGGCGATTTCCGCGTCTTCGGCGGTGGCGATCCTGCGCAGCAGGGCGATCATCACCTCGGGTTCGATCCGGCGCAGATCGAACCGCTGGCAGCGCGACAGCACCGTGACCGGCACTTTGCGGATCTCGGTGGTGGCGAAGATAAACTTCACGTGCTCGGGTGGTTCTTCGAGCGTTTTAAGAAGGGCGTTGAAGGCACCGGTCGACAG from Sulfitobacter sp. S190 includes the following:
- a CDS encoding DNA polymerase III subunit gamma/tau, with the translated sequence MTEPAAYRVLARKYRPETFADLVGQEAMVRTLKNAFEADRIAQAFIMTGIRGTGKTTTARIIAKGMNCIGPDGTSGPTTDPCGVCEHCTAIMEGRHVDVIEMDAASNTGVANIREIIDSVHYRAASARYKVYIIDEVHMLSTGAFNALLKTLEEPPEHVKFIFATTEIRKVPVTVLSRCQRFDLRRIEPEVMIALLRRIATAEDAEIADDALALITRAAEGSARDATSLLDQAISHGAGETTAVQVRAMLGLADRARVLDLLDMILRGDAAGALTELSAQYAEGADPMAVLRDLAEITHWISVVKITPDAAEDPTISPEERDRGRAMADALPIRVLTRLWQMLLKALDEVAGAPNAMMAAEMAIIRLTHVADLPAPDELVRSLQNTPPPPGGNGGGGSGGGTAGAGRTQATGTPMPQQSGAPAAGPATAIAPQAVSALAHYPSFDHVLDLIRHNRDVKLLVEVETTLQLAAYQLGRIEFVPTDAAPRDLAQRLGAKLQLWTGNRWAVTVVNDGGAPTIASVRDAKQNALRADAEAHPLMQAVMAQFPTAKITAIRTPEDIAAEAVQEALPEVEDEWDPFEED